A genomic stretch from Argiope bruennichi chromosome 2, qqArgBrue1.1, whole genome shotgun sequence includes:
- the LOC129962408 gene encoding neuropeptide-like protein 30 → MMKTVILVLALVAIAACSLDVIPHYSHHGHGHGISARYFKKAQGHGYGGYGLGYGGYGYGGLGYGGYGLGYGGYGLGYGGYGYGGLGYGGLGYGGLGYGYL, encoded by the exons ATGATGAAGACTGTG ATCCTTGTCTTGGCCTTAGTAGCCATTGCCGCCTGTTCTTTGGACGTCATTCCCCACTACAGCCACCATGGTCACGGACACGGAATCAGCGCCAGATACTTCAAGAAGGCACAAGGACATGGTTATGGAGGATATGGATTAGGATATGGTGGATATGGATATGGCGGTCTTGGATATGGAGGTTATGGTCTTGGATATGGTGGCTATGGTCTCGGATATGGCGGATATGGGTATGGTGGACTTGGATACGGTGGTCTTGGATATGGTGGTCTTGGATATGGATACCTTTAA
- the LOC129962414 gene encoding neuropeptide-like protein 31 — translation MMKTLIVVLALVAIAACSLDVIPHYSHHGHGHGISSRYFKKAQGHGYGGYGLGYGGYGYSGLGYGLGYGGYGLGYGGYGYGGFGNGYF, via the exons ATGATGAAAACCTTG ATCGTCGTCTTGGCTCTTGTCGCCATTGCCGCCTGCTCCCTGGATGTCATTCCTCATTACAGCCATCACGGTCATGGGCACGGAATCAGCAGCAGATACTTTAAAAAGGCACAAGGACATGGTTATGGAGGATATGGATTAGGATATGGTGGATATGGATATAGCGGTCTTGGTTACGGTCTTGGATATGGTGGCTATGGTCTCGGATATGGCGGGTATGGATATGGTGGTTTtggaaatggatatttttaa